One region of Syngnathus scovelli strain Florida chromosome 15, RoL_Ssco_1.2, whole genome shotgun sequence genomic DNA includes:
- the LOC125981728 gene encoding insulin-like, whose protein sequence is MAPLWLHSASVLVLLVMSWPCSRAHSSQHLCGTNLVEALNMVCGDRGFFTSSRRDIDSVLRIMPPPKTDEATSTDDINEIVDYAFKKKMDMMMKRDGIVEQCCHQPCSMLVLDKYCN, encoded by the exons ATGGCACCACTGTGGCTTCATTCCGCCTCAGTCCTGGTCTTGTTGGTCATGTCATGGCCATGCTCCAGAGCTCATTCTTCACAACATCTGTGTGGCACTAATTTGGTTGAAGCCCTTAATATGGTGTGTGGGGACAGAGGCTTTTTCACCAGTTCCAGGAGGGACATTGACTCTGTGCTAC GTATCATGCCACCACCCAAGACCGACGAGGCAACATCAACAGATGATATCAACGAGATCGTGGACTATGCCTTTAAGAAAAAGATGGACATGATGATGAAGCGCGATGGCATTGTAGAACAGTGCTGCCACCAGCCGTGCAGCATGCTGGTCCTGGATAAATACTGCAACTAA